The segment ACGGAGCCGGCGTACCACGCGGGGAAGCGTGACGATCATCCACAGCGTTTCCCAGCTGCCAGTGCCGATGCCGGGCGAAGACGGCGTGATGAAATCGAGGTCGCCGCCGACATCGGCGCGCATGTCCCCGGCGACCCGGCCGACGAACAGCGGAGCGTCGGTTCCAAGCTCACGCCAGCGACGAACGAGGCGCAGGGCAACGCGCTCCACCCCGCCAAGATCGAAACTGTGCACGAAAGTCAGGACGCGCATGCGAATGCCTCTGACGCCGGAAGTTCGGCGTAGCGGGAGATGCGGTGCGATCGGCTCAACCGCGCGACCGCATGATCGATACTCGACATGATCGCCGGGACCGTCGTGTCACCGGGGTGAACGCCGACACGCGCGACATGCATTGCCTGCAGCAGGGTCGGCAGCAGGCGCGCGGCCAACAGCGAGGACGCGATCCGTGCCCGGCTGCGGCTCGCCCAGGTCAGCACCGGGCTCTCGGCCAGGATCTGCCCGGTGGCCGGAGACCAGACCTTCCAGTGATCCTCTGCCATCATGAATCCGCAATCGGCCAAGGCATCGAGCGCGCCGGGGCCGTAAAGCCAAGCGGGGGCAATGAACCCGGCAACGGCCCGGCCGGTAACGTCTTCGATCAGTTTCTTGCCGTCACGCATGAGAGCACGGGCACAGGCCCGGTCGAGCCCCAGGAATTCGCCTTCGCCGGCAGTCATGTACTGGGCTTTGAAGCGCGCAGTGGGCGTCCTGTGCCGCGTCGAGTCCCGGTGGAACCAGCCATGGACGAAGACTTCGGCACCTCGGTCCGACCATTCGCGCAGCCGCGTGGCGAAAGGCGATCCGGGCTGGATCGGCGCTTCGCCCCCATGATTGGGTACGACCAGCAGCGCCACCCTGTCGAGCGACGTGTGCTGCCCGAGATGGTCGCGAAGCCGGTCGACTGCGCCTTCCGAACGAGGACCGACATCGTGGATCGAAAGCAGGAGGCGGCGCGTAGGTTCTTTCGAAGACTGCGCGCCACGAGACAGCGAGCTGGTATTCCGCAAACTCTACCTCCGCCTTGCGACCACCCGCAAGACGGCACCGCAATGCCCAGCCGCAGTCGACGCGGAATAAAAATTGTGTCTGTACGGCCCGCCCGCCCTTTCGGTGCGCTGGCTTTGCGCGGTTACCAGGATCGGGAGATGGAAAGAGTGAACGTGCGCGGCCGCAAGGGCGTGTATTGCGGCGCGTTCAGGATCGAAAACTGGTTGCCGAAGGCAAAGCTGTCGCCCTTGATATCCATCAGATTGTCGATCCGCGCGCTTAGTACCACACGGTCCCGTGCAAAAGTTGCAGTGGCGGCGAGGGGCAGGTACCCGCCCATTTGCCGGTCGAGGGCGGGGTCGAACGCAAGGCGCGCTTTGCCGACATAGTTGGCCTGGCCTGTCAGACTTGCCTTCCATTCGCCAAGGTCGAAACCGTACTCGAGGGTCAGCCGCCCGGTAAAGTCGGGCACAACCGGCAGGCGGCGATCGTCCAGCGCCAGGCCGTTCTCGCTGCTGACCAATACGGCGTCTATGAAACTTCCACCGACAGACAGGCGCAGCCCGGCCGCGGGCAGCCAATCGACGCTCGCCTCGAGGCCGAATATACGACCGTGGCCGGCATTGCGGGTAGCGACCAGGCCGTTGGCCAGCAGATAGTCCGACTGAATATGACGCCAATCGGTATAGTAGATGCTCGCGCTCGCCGCGAACCGGTTTCCCGGCGAGGCATAACGCATGCCGAGATCCAACGTGCCGAGATCGTCGGAATCGAAGCGGCCGGCGCCAGGCATGTCGGCAGGAGCCAGTCCACCGGGACGAACCGCGCGGGCATACCGCAGATAGACGAGCGTGCGCTGGCTGGGCGTCCAAGCCAGCGAAAGGCTGGGCGAGAGAATCGTCTTGGTTATCCGGTCGGACGACCCCGCCGAACGCTCCTGCGCCTCGTCTTCAGCGACGGAGCGAGATACCCGCGCGCCGGCAGTTACCGTCAACTGCTCAAGCAGCGGGATACTGGCTTCGCCGAACATCGCCAGTTCCGTGACGTAGCGATCGAGCGCCTCGACCCCGCGGCTGTCCTGGACCGTGCTGACCGTAGCGATCGTATGGCTACGCGCACGAAGGTAGGAAATCCCGGCGATCCACCGCGACGATCCGACTGGAGAAAGCCGCACTTCGTGATTGACGATCGTATAATGACTATCACTGTCGAACCGCGACGGGCCGGACAAGGCAAACAGGGGTGACGCATCGGTGGAATCGAGCGTATAGCTGACATTGTGATCGACGTAGCTGCTGGTGGCGAGAAGCTTCAGGCCGCCAAGCCTGCCTTGTATGGTAGCGGCAATCATCCTGAAATCGTTGTCGGTGGGCTCGGGGATTCGCGCCTCACGCAGCCGCGTCTTGTCCGACACCGTCACGTACTGGCTGTCACGTACGCCGATGTCTTGCAGAACGCCCGCGAGGTCGACGGTCCAATCGCGATCCGGCTGCCAGCGCAGCGCCAACCGTCCGCCATCGGTTACGGTGCGGTTGGCGTTGCGATTGCGGCCGGCGTTGTCGATCCAGCCGCCCTCGCGCAGAACGTAGCCAACACCGCGCAAGGCGAGCTTGTCGGTCGTCAGCGGCAGATTGACCGTGGCCTCGCCGCCGGCGCCGACGCCGCCATGTTCGATCGCTTCGCCGATCACGCGGGCGCTGCCGCTCGCCTCGGTCAGGTCCGGTTTGCGCGTGACGACGTGATATATCCCGCCCAGCGCGCCCGAACCGTAGAGCGGCCCTTGCGGGCCCTTCAGCACTTCCACGCGTTCCATATCGACGAGGCGTAGATCGGGATCGGGCGCGTCGAACGTGACGCGTGCTTCGTCGAGCTGGGCGGAGACCGTCGACTGGCTGGGCCCGTTGAAGGCGCTGTCGGCAACGCCGCGGATGAATTGCCGATTGCGCCCCGAACCGAGATTGGTCAGCGCCAGGCCGTCGACCGACAAAGCCAATTCGCGGCTGCCCGACGCGAGTCCGACCGGTCCAATCCCGTCCAGCGACACAACGCTGATCGACAGCGGAAGGTCCCTGAGCCGCTGGTGCCGCTTCTGCCCCGTGACGATTATGTCCTGCGCCGGCAAGGGGGGCTGCACAGAAATCTTTGGTCGTGGAGCCGGAAGGGGGGCGGGCCGCGGGGGACGAATGTTCTGGAGTGCGCGTTCAATCCGATAGGCGGTGGGATTGACCAGCCTAGCCCGCCAACCGGTCCCGGTAAGAAGGCGATCGAGCGCTTGCGATGTACTCATCGTGCCGTGAAGCGCGGGTACGCGGGTTTGGGGTAGATCTTGGGGCCAGCCGATAGAGACGTTCGCAGTCCGCGATAATGCGGTCAGCGACCCCGCCATGATGCCGGCCGGTATATCGAAGCGATATTGCACATCCCTAGCGGCCGCAGGTGACGGCAGGGCTAATATCTCAGCGAGCGGGACCAGCGCCGAGGCGAGCATGATTGCCCGTCTCTTCATAGGTAAGGCCGGCAATATCCGCCAGACTAGCCAATAGCTTCGAACCGTCACCAATCGTCAGCACTCCCGAGAACGATTGACTGCCGATTGCAGGGTCCACTTCGATAGCCTTGCCCGAGTATCGCGAAATATCGGCTGCGACCACCGCCAGCGGCGTGTCGCTATAGACAAGTCTGCCCTGACGCCAGCTCCCGATATCAGGCGGGGCAATCTGGCTCAGATGCACCGAACCGCCAGATCGCGGCGCAATGACCTGCTGGCCGGCCGATACAGCCGTCGCGTCTCCGCCGTCGGCAGCTACCGTAAGTCGCCCCTCGGCAACCCCGACTTTCACGGAATGGGCCGATAGATTCACGCTGAACGTGGTCCCGATATCGCCGACGACATATTCGCCAGCCTTGATCGCAAGCCCGCGACCGGGATCGTGGGCCACGGTGAAGACCGCTTCGCCCTGCGCCAGTTCGAGCGTGGTCGCATTGCCGCCGATCACGACAAGCCGGCTCGCGGGGGCGAGATCGACGGCGATCCCGGATCCCAGGGCAAGCTGGCGGTATTCCTGCTGCGAAGAGGAATAGACCGTATCGGCGGGGCGCAGCCAGAGGGTCGAGATGCCGACGCCCAAGGCCACCGTCGCTGCAACCGCGCCATAGACCCATCGCCTGTGCGAAACCGGTGGCGCAATTGCGGCTGGTTGTTCGATTGGCGCGGGCATCCCGAGATTGCCAACGCGTTCGTCGACGATCCGGTGCGTGAGGACGACCGCGTCGAAGGCTTCCCGGTGGAGCGAATCCGCCTCCAGCCACGCGGTGTAGCCATCCCAGTCGGCATCGCCGAGCTCGAGCGCGCTGTGCCACGCCTCGGCTTCGTCGAGCAATCGCTCGTCGATTTCCGGTCTTGCCGTCACGTCGATGAAAGTCCGCATAGTGTCATGGCTGCGCGTAAGACGTCAAACATGCCGGTCCGCCTCAGTCCAGCAAAGCACGGCGAAAATATTTCATGGCGACGGCCATATGCTTTTCGACGCCGCTTTTCGAGATGCCCAGTCGCATCGCGACCTGGGCATGGCTGAGGCCCTGTTGCTTGTGCAGTTCGAATACCCTGCGCGCTCCTTCCGGCAACTCTGCGACCGTTGCAGCGAGACGTGCTGTTTCCTCGCGTTCGAGCAGTACCTCCTCGGCATTCCGGGCTTGATCCGCGGGTTCGCTGGATATCGTCGCCTCCCCGCGCGCTTCCAGCCAGAGACGCTCTCGCCGCATTCGCCGCTGCTTCTCGCGGATACGGTCGACGATCAGATTCTGCGCCATGCGATAAAGATAGGCCCGGCCATTGGCTACCGGTGAGCCAGGCGCATTCTGCAACCGTATCCAGAGTTCCTGAAGAATATCCTCCGCTTCGACGACATCGCCGAGTCGCGCAGTGAGGAAGCGAAGCAATTCGCCGTGATACAAGCGGTAGACCGCTTCGAGCCCGCGTGAACTGTCTGCTTGCACAGGCGGTCCCATAGCGCTCCACGCGATCATGCGACAACCTGTTTATCGCCGGGTCCATCGCGGGAGGCCGATGGCAGGGTAATGCGCACAAGCACCGGCATGGCGAGCAGAACCAGCGGATATTGCAGAAGCAAGCCCGCGATGATCGCGATTGCAAGCGGCTGCTGGATGCCCGATCCTTGGCCGATTGCCAGCGCGAGCGGCAGCAACGTCAGAATTGCGGCAAGCGTCGTCATGGTGATCGGGCGCAGGCGATTGCGACTGGCCTCACGCGCCGCCTCGACCGGCGGCATCTGGTGCGAAAGCTCCTCGAACTCCGAAACGTAGAAGATCGCCATCTCGGTGCCGATGCCGATGATCATGGTCATTCCCATCAACGCGGTGATGTTGAGATCGACGCCGGCCAGCCACAGCGCCGTGAACACGGCCGTCGTGGAGAGCAGTGAGCAGGCGATGATGATGACCGGCAGCCAGAACCGACGATAGAGCACCAGCAGCAGGACCAATTCGGCGATGAGCGCCATACCGAAGACCTTGATCAGACCGGAGAAGGCGATCTGCTGCTGCTGGTAGAGACCGCCCAGCTCGTAGCGAACGCCGGGGCTTAGAGCGCCGGGCTTGTTCAGCGCCGTCGAAACGTCGTTGACCGCTGCGCCGATGCCGCGGCCCTGAATACGGCCCGTTACCGCGACCATCGGCTCGAGATTCTCGCGGCCGATCTGCGGCTGGCCGGTTACGGTCTCGATCGTCGCCACGCGCGAAAGAGGAAAGACATGCCCATCGGTGGCGCGGATCGGTAGCTGGGCGAGACCCGTTTCGCTGAGCGTCGTCGCATCGGGCAGGCGTACGCGAACGTCCACGGCCTTGTCGGGCTGCGCCAGCGTGGTCGCGACAGAGCCGGTGAGCGCGGTCGAGACCTGCATCTCGACGTCGGCCGGAGCAACACCCTCGATCCCGGCACGGACCGGGTCGACATGGATATTGAGCGCATCGCCTGCGAGCTGGACGCCGTCCTTGACCTCGACCACTCCAGGCACCCTCTCGACGATGCCTGCAACCTTCTTTGCCTCGTTTTCGAGCACCGAGGGATCGGCGGCGAAAAGCTTCACCTCGATTGGTTGTGGGACCGCGGTGAGGTCGCCGATCAGGTCTTCGATTAACTGTGCGACCTCGATCTGAACGCCGGGGACCTTGAGGGCGACCTGGTCGGCCACGTCCGCGGCGATTTGTTCGGTCGGTTTGCTGTGGCTCGGTTTCAGGCGGACGAAGTAGTCGCCGTGATAGCTTTGCCCGAGATCGCCGCCGAGCCCGGTACCGAGGCGCCGCGAGAACGTGAGCACTTCGGGATTGGCCCGCAGCATTGCATCGATCTGGCCGACCTGGCGCCCGGATTCGTCCAGCGAGGTTCCCGGCGCGGTATAATAGTCCATGACGAAGCCGCCTTCGTCGACCTTCGGCATGAAGCCGGTGGGCACGTTCGAATAGCCGATATAGCCGATCACGAGCAATGGCACCGCGATTGCCGCGAGCAGCCAGGGGCGGGCGGAAAGGCGATCCAGAGCGCTATCGTGAAGCCTGCCGATGTGTCCTTCGCCAGCCGCCCCGGGATCGTGCCACTTGCTGAAATCGACCAGCCGGCGGACGAGCACGGGCACGACGAAAGCGGTCATCGCCCAGGATATGGCAAGCGCCGCGGCCATCGTCACCGACAGGGCCTTTGAGAAGGCACCGGTGACGCCGGTAAGGAACGAGAGCGGAATGAACACAATCAGCGTCGCCAGGCTCGATCCGGTTAGGGGTATCATGAACTCCCGCGCCGCAGGAATTACTGCCGCGCCGCCGGCGGGCTGGCCGTCCTCGCCGATCGCCCCGGCGCGGCGGGCGATATGCTCGACCATGACGATGACATCATCGATCAGGAGGCCAACGGCAGCGGCGATGCCGCCCAGGGTCATGATATTGAAGCTCATGCCCAACATGCTGAGTACGAGGACGGTGGCGGCGAGGGTCGCGGGCACGATGATCACTGCCACCAAGGTCACGCGCCAGCTGCGCAGGAACCACAGGAGGACTAGCGCGGCGAGTATTAGGCCGATCAGCACCGCATCGCGCACGCTGGCGACCGATTGCGTCACCAGTTCGCTCTGGTCGTACCAGTTGACCAGCTTGACCCCCGGCGGAAGCTTCAGCGTGGCCAGCTTCTGCTGGACTTCCTGGGCGATCTGGACCGCGTTGCCGTCGGGCTGCTCGTAGATGTTGAACAGGACTGCCGGCTTGCCGTCCTCGACGATCCGTTGCCAGACCGGCAGCGCGCCGTCCTGAACG is part of the Novosphingobium sp. G106 genome and harbors:
- a CDS encoding sigma-70 family RNA polymerase sigma factor — translated: MQADSSRGLEAVYRLYHGELLRFLTARLGDVVEAEDILQELWIRLQNAPGSPVANGRAYLYRMAQNLIVDRIREKQRRMRRERLWLEARGEATISSEPADQARNAEEVLLEREETARLAATVAELPEGARRVFELHKQQGLSHAQVAMRLGISKSGVEKHMAVAMKYFRRALLD
- a CDS encoding efflux RND transporter permease subunit; protein product: MLERLLHTQSRAFVLVALALALAGIVAATSLPIGLFPQVSFPRVVVDLDSGSRPADQTALTVTRPVEEAIRAIPGVQNVRSETSRGSAQISIDFGWGRDMIASTLLVDTAVARIVPSLPAGTQYNVRRMDPTVFPIISYALVSDGDPIALQDFARYQITPLLSSISGLARVGVQGGDKAEVQVLADPHRLADRGLSMTDLATAIRAGNVLSAVGQVQDRGRLSLVIADRSVVNAAQVGDIVVKAMPAGVVRIRDVATVQDGALPVWQRIVEDGKPAVLFNIYEQPDGNAVQIAQEVQQKLATLKLPPGVKLVNWYDQSELVTQSVASVRDAVLIGLILAALVLLWFLRSWRVTLVAVIIVPATLAATVLVLSMLGMSFNIMTLGGIAAAVGLLIDDVIVMVEHIARRAGAIGEDGQPAGGAAVIPAAREFMIPLTGSSLATLIVFIPLSFLTGVTGAFSKALSVTMAAALAISWAMTAFVVPVLVRRLVDFSKWHDPGAAGEGHIGRLHDSALDRLSARPWLLAAIAVPLLVIGYIGYSNVPTGFMPKVDEGGFVMDYYTAPGTSLDESGRQVGQIDAMLRANPEVLTFSRRLGTGLGGDLGQSYHGDYFVRLKPSHSKPTEQIAADVADQVALKVPGVQIEVAQLIEDLIGDLTAVPQPIEVKLFAADPSVLENEAKKVAGIVERVPGVVEVKDGVQLAGDALNIHVDPVRAGIEGVAPADVEMQVSTALTGSVATTLAQPDKAVDVRVRLPDATTLSETGLAQLPIRATDGHVFPLSRVATIETVTGQPQIGRENLEPMVAVTGRIQGRGIGAAVNDVSTALNKPGALSPGVRYELGGLYQQQQIAFSGLIKVFGMALIAELVLLLVLYRRFWLPVIIIACSLLSTTAVFTALWLAGVDLNITALMGMTMIIGIGTEMAIFYVSEFEELSHQMPPVEAAREASRNRLRPITMTTLAAILTLLPLALAIGQGSGIQQPLAIAIIAGLLLQYPLVLLAMPVLVRITLPSASRDGPGDKQVVA
- a CDS encoding polysaccharide deacetylase family protein, yielding MRNTSSLSRGAQSSKEPTRRLLLSIHDVGPRSEGAVDRLRDHLGQHTSLDRVALLVVPNHGGEAPIQPGSPFATRLREWSDRGAEVFVHGWFHRDSTRHRTPTARFKAQYMTAGEGEFLGLDRACARALMRDGKKLIEDVTGRAVAGFIAPAWLYGPGALDALADCGFMMAEDHWKVWSPATGQILAESPVLTWASRSRARIASSLLAARLLPTLLQAMHVARVGVHPGDTTVPAIMSSIDHAVARLSRSHRISRYAELPASEAFACAS
- a CDS encoding FecR domain-containing protein, which encodes MRTFIDVTARPEIDERLLDEAEAWHSALELGDADWDGYTAWLEADSLHREAFDAVVLTHRIVDERVGNLGMPAPIEQPAAIAPPVSHRRWVYGAVAATVALGVGISTLWLRPADTVYSSSQQEYRQLALGSGIAVDLAPASRLVVIGGNATTLELAQGEAVFTVAHDPGRGLAIKAGEYVVGDIGTTFSVNLSAHSVKVGVAEGRLTVAADGGDATAVSAGQQVIAPRSGGSVHLSQIAPPDIGSWRQGRLVYSDTPLAVVAADISRYSGKAIEVDPAIGSQSFSGVLTIGDGSKLLASLADIAGLTYEETGNHARLGAGPAR
- a CDS encoding TonB-dependent receptor domain-containing protein → MQPPLPAQDIIVTGQKRHQRLRDLPLSISVVSLDGIGPVGLASGSRELALSVDGLALTNLGSGRNRQFIRGVADSAFNGPSQSTVSAQLDEARVTFDAPDPDLRLVDMERVEVLKGPQGPLYGSGALGGIYHVVTRKPDLTEASGSARVIGEAIEHGGVGAGGEATVNLPLTTDKLALRGVGYVLREGGWIDNAGRNRNANRTVTDGGRLALRWQPDRDWTVDLAGVLQDIGVRDSQYVTVSDKTRLREARIPEPTDNDFRMIAATIQGRLGGLKLLATSSYVDHNVSYTLDSTDASPLFALSGPSRFDSDSHYTIVNHEVRLSPVGSSRWIAGISYLRARSHTIATVSTVQDSRGVEALDRYVTELAMFGEASIPLLEQLTVTAGARVSRSVAEDEAQERSAGSSDRITKTILSPSLSLAWTPSQRTLVYLRYARAVRPGGLAPADMPGAGRFDSDDLGTLDLGMRYASPGNRFAASASIYYTDWRHIQSDYLLANGLVATRNAGHGRIFGLEASVDWLPAAGLRLSVGGSFIDAVLVSSENGLALDDRRLPVVPDFTGRLTLEYGFDLGEWKASLTGQANYVGKARLAFDPALDRQMGGYLPLAATATFARDRVVLSARIDNLMDIKGDSFAFGNQFSILNAPQYTPLRPRTFTLSISRSW